Proteins encoded within one genomic window of Ranitomeya variabilis isolate aRanVar5 chromosome 4, aRanVar5.hap1, whole genome shotgun sequence:
- the C4H1orf174 gene encoding UPF0688 protein C1orf174 homolog, with product MKKRKLTDGVQCSARQKTPNCSAAQNSFNDEAERRSSEKSTKKVCLTSTRKTSNKNLSKKVICDQNRALECDGTKRATKAGTRGRAPSRRCPKVTVSTRATAHHVFRASPSYHGVTDDSGDGVSHPDARGVCTDNSPFFDEDSNQPMPLGRFFENADLMQDFAPVATSCASMSRRELRNLHYRAKEEEEDDEEEINSEDII from the exons TTAACAGATGGGGTGCAATGCTCGGCTCGCCAAAAAACTCCAAATTGTTCGGCTGCACAGAATTCCTTTAATGATGAAGCTGAACGCCGCAGCTCTGAAAAGTCTACGAAGAAAGTCTGCCTG ACATCGACCCGCAAAACTTCCAATAAGAATCTATCAAAAAAAGTTATATGTGACCAGAACAGAGCACTAGAATGTGATGGCACCAAAAGAGCTACTAAGGCGGGAACTCGGGGAAGGGCTCCAAGCAGGAGATGCCCAAAGGTGACGGTCAGCACCCGTGCCACTGCTCATCACGTGTTCAGAGCCAGCCCTTCATATCATGGGGTAACGGACGACAGTGGAGACGGCGTGTCCCATCCGGATGCCAGAGGGGTTTGCACCGACAACAGTCCCTTTTTTGATGAAGACAGTAACCAGCCAATGCCTCTCGGGAGATTCTTTGAAAACGCAGATCTTATGCAG GACTTTGCACCAGTTGCCACATCCTGTGCTTCTATGAGCAGGCGAGAGCTAAGGAACCTCCACTACAGAgctaaggaggaggaggaggatgatgaggaggagatcAATAGCGAAGATATTATTTAG